From the Cystobacter ferrugineus genome, the window CGCCGTTCGTCGTCGTCGAGTCGGATCGCATCCGCATCAAGGGCAACATCCTCTTCGAGACCGGCTCGGCCAACATCCAGAAGCAATCCCTCAAGCTGCTCGACGAGGTGGCCACGGTGCTCGATCGCAATCCGTCGCTCGGACCCGTGCTCATCGAGGGACACACCGACAACGTCGGCTCGGACACCCTCAACCTGAACCTGTCCCAGCGCCGCGCCCAGTCCGTCATGGACTACCTCATCTCCAAGGACATCGAGGCCCATCGCCTGCGCGCCCAGGGCTTCGGTGAGTCCAGGCCCATCGCCACCAACGGCACCCCGCTCGGACGCGCGAAGAACCGCCGCGTCGAGTTCCGCCTCATCAAGTCCGAGGTGGAAACGGCCCCGCGCATCGTCCCCCAGGACAAGAAGCCCGAGGGAGACACCAAGGCCAGGCCCGAGAGGGACACCAAGACGGAGACCAAGGCCAAGCCAGAGACGGCCACCAAGGCAAAGGCCGAGACGGCCACCAAGGCCAAGCCAGAGACGGCCACCAAGGCAAAGGCCGAGACGGCCACCAAGCCGGCCACCAAGGTAGAGGCCAAGACCAGGCCCGAGGCAGCCACCAAGGCCAAGCCCGAGGCGGCCCCCAAGGCCAGTGCCAACAAGCCCTGAGGGCGATCCGGTTCAGCGCGTGGGCTTGAGCGTGGAGAGCGAGCGCTCGACGCGCGCTGAACCCGGGCCGTAGTCCCGCTCGGCGGCCGTGTAGAGGACGAGCACGAAGCGATCCTCGCGGGGCAGCAAATAGACGAGCGTGCGGGAGGAACCCTGCTGGAACTCGTAACGGGCCACGGGACCCGCGGGGAGCGTGCCCTGGGTGGCGTTGAGCCGTCGGCCCGGCACCGAAACCCCCGCGGCCGCCAGCACGGCTTCCGGCTCCGCGTCCAGCTTGGGCGCGGGTCCCGGCACCGAGCGCACTTCCAGCCCGCCCTCGAATTCGGCCACGGCGGGAGGACCTGGTTGCTCGGAGCGCAGGGCCATGCCGGAAGGAGGCTCGTATTGGAGCCCGAGCGCCTGCGACTCCAGTAGGCGCGAGCAGGCGACGGCACAGCCCAGGAGCAAGCACAGCGTCAGAGCGGAGCGGTTCATGGAGGGTAGCGTGCCACACACTCCGCCCTCCCAAGAGTACGGGCTCGCATCCATCCCCCAGCACATTTTTCCGGTTCGGGACGGCGGCGTCCGCCACGCAGGAGCAGCTCGCGCGTGTATCTCCTTGAATTTACAGCGAGGACTCGGGCCGAGGGGGTTCGGCACGGCTGATGCTAAAGCCATCCTCGCGGACGATGTGGGTCCGGTGGATGGGGCAGCACGGGGCGGTACGGGGTTGGGCGGGTCGGGGCAGTGGGCAGTACGGGGTTGGGCGGGTCGGGGTAGTACGGCTGTGACGAGCGGCGAGAGCCACTCGTGAAGACGGCTCGGGGTATGGGGAAAGGTATTGGGGAGCCGGTCCTTGACGGCACAGTCAAGTCGCGAGGACCGGTTTGCCCACCCCATCAGGCCTTGAAGTGTCACGTATGGAGATGCGCCGTGACCCACGCCGCGATCTCGGCGGCACGGTCCCGGGCGAACATGTGGTCTCCGCCAGCGAGCACCAGCATCCGAGCCCTGGGTAACAGTTGCTCGAGACGGCGACCGACTCCCACGGGGCTGATCGGATCGGCATCTCCCCAGAGGAGCAACGTCGGGATGGAGATCCGGTGGAGTTCCGCGGTGAAATCCGGCCGCTCGGACAGGATCCAGTCGGCCGCCCTCGGATACTCCGCGCGGTAGGCACTCCGCCAATCACTGGCCCCCAGGCTCGTGACATTGATGCCGCCGGAGGTGGCCACCAGGACCAGATGGCTGATCCGCTCCGGATGGGCGAGCGCCAGCCGCACGGCGACAACGCCGCCCATGGATTGAGCCACGACCACACTCGGGTCTTCCAGCTTGCTGGCGGCATGGGCAACCGCATCATCGAGGTTCTGGATGACAGGCTCATGCGGCTCGTGGCCGAGGCCTGGCCAGTTCAGGTAGGTCTTACGCCAGCTCGCCGGCAGCAGCGCGCCGAGCGGATGCCAGAAGGACGCGGCACCGCTGGCACCAGGCAGGAACAGAAGGTGAGGAGTCATGGCGCCGACGACCTTGCCACAATGCGTCTATTCACGTCAGGAGGATCGGAGGCCAACCTTCGCGAAAGTCCGGGCCTCGGTGAGCTGCTTGGAGCCAGGAAATATCTGGCCGGCACGCTCGGAGATGAGCGTGGCCTCACCCGTCTTTTCCTGCTCACCCAGCGCCTCGATGAGGCCCGACCAGGATTCTTCCAGTATCTCCAACGCGCGCGTGGAGGCTTCACGGTAGAGCGCTTCCGCGGCCTCGGGCGAAGCACGCACGATGCTCATGAACCGAGCCAGTCCCATGAGGGATTCAGGGGACCTGCCCGAAGCGTCGACGGCATCATGAAGCATCCGCTCGACCTGCTCGAAGACGGCTTCCGTCCGCTCCGCGTCGGACCCCAGAGCTGAGCTCGGCTTTCCAGCAGCAAGGCGGGAACGAACGTGGGACAACGGGCCCGGAGGCTTTCGAGCAACTGTAGTTGCCGGGACTGCCCAGTTCCAGGTTCCTGGCTTCGGCGAGCAACTGCTGCAATTCGCGTGGACTGGAGTGCATGGCTCCTCAAAGGGTGCTGTTCAATCCGAGGCCATTGACTCTACCCCATTGGGGCATGACCAGGGAGGGACGGATTCCCTATGACGGCCGTACGGTTCAAAGGAGACAGTATAGCCGTGCAGTACGATCCGAAGATCATCGCCCACATGCCGAGGCGATCTACCGCCGGGCGTCGCGCAGCGCGCTGCTCAGCATCGGCCGGGGCCACGCGTAAGAGTGATTGAGCAGGGATTTCACCGCGCGCAGCCGGGTGCGGGACCCGGGTCCGTTCCCACGATCCGCGTGGCCCACTCCTGGGCCACGGCGAACCACCGGGGCGCTTCTGGAATGAGGTTGAGCATATGGCCCTCGCCGGGCAGTACCCGGGCCTCGACACACGGCACCCGTGGACCGAGCCAGGGCGCCTCGGCGGCGAGCAACGTCTGGGCATCCGAGCAGATGCCGCTGGGAGTGGGACCGCAGAAGATCATGTCCTCGGTGCCATTGACGAGCAGCACCGGGACGCGGATGTCCAACGGGCGCGCGATGATGGCGGGCAAGGCGGAGAACTCCGCGAGCGTGATCGTGCTCTTGGTCCGCTCGTCGAGGGCAATCACCGCGGGGTCGGCCCGGCTCGGGAGATAGAACACGGCCTCGCGCATGCCGGGCATGGTGGTCAGGTACGCCGAATCATAGCCTCTGCCGGAGAGGATCGGATCCACCTCGGCGGGATGCAGGGACCTCTCGAAATTCTCCACACCGGAAGGCACGGGAGTATGGCTCGCGCCGCTGAGGATGACGGCATCGACATCCTGGTAGTCGGTCACCTCGTACCAGGAGGTGAGGGAGCCGTAGGAGTGGCCGACGAGCAGCACCTTCTGGAAGCCGAGCGCGCCCTTGGGTCCCCACACCTTGCCCGCGCGCAGCGCCTGGACCACCTGGTGGACGACGTATGCGTTGGCCTCGATGGTGACGAGCTCGCCCGGAGGGTGGGAGCTCGCTCCGCTGCCAATGCGATCCATGGCCAGGGTGGCGAAGCCCGCGTCCAGCGCCGCGTTCACGTAGGAGTAGCGCCGGGTGCCACCGGTGGGGTCCGGGAAATCCCAATACAGATGAGTATACGTGGCGCCGTGCACGAGCAGTTGCACCGTGGCGGGGGGTGAGCCATTGGGCAAACACAGGCGAGCGAACACCTGCTTATCCCTGGGCAGGTCTGGCGCGAGCGCCACCGGGATGCGGTTGCTCTGACAATTCCATCCAGCCGCCAGCGCCGGCTCCCCCTGTCCAAGGAGCATTCCCAGCGCAATCACAACCAGGGCCGTGTTGGCGAACGACCGCCACGTCCACGTCATCGTCATGTCCGTACCTCCCAGAGTCAGGCGGGGACACCCTAATGCCGGGGAGTAGCGTTTCACGAGGTCCCCTCCCCCTGGTCCGCGAGAGGTGGACGAACAGGGCGGACCCGAGGGGTATGAGGAAGATACCCGGGGGAAAGTCAAAGGACTCTTCCCGACACCTCACCCTCTCCGAATCGTCGGATAACGGAGACCACAGCTTGTAGCATCGGGGGCCGAGATTCGTCGCATCGCGTCCTCGACTGTCTGGCGTAGGTAGCACCGTCACGGTGCGAGCCCCCATTGATCTGAGCCAGGTGCGGTTCCGGGGCTGAAGCGGCTGCAACTTCGACTGGAGGAAATGCTGCGGGGCCCGTGCAACTCGCGGAACCCGCTCGGCTCTACCGGAGGTGGGGGCCTGGGCGAGGCCGCCCCGGCACCCATCATTCGTTCCGGAACCACTCCGCCGGAATGCCCAGCGCCGCGAGAATGCGCTTGGGGGCGCGCTCGCCCTTGATTTCGCTTACAACCCGCAGACGTGGAAACTCGTCAGGTGGCTGGGCGAACTCTTCGACGCCCTCTCCCCCTCGTCTTACGGTGACAACAAACTCGTCCAGGCTCGGCGAAGCAATTATCACATACACGGTTGCGTGGGGAAACCGTTCCGACACAGTGATGTCGGCGTAACCGATATCACCTGTGCCGCTGGCGATCAGGAGGCCTCGCGGCGTGTCTTCAAGGAGATAGTAACTTGGGGTAAGTGGTTCGCCAGCATCCTCCTCCAGCACCCGAATCGCCTCTTGTTTCCGGACTCCTTCTGCCAAGGCGACTTTGTGTAGAGGTTTCCTCGCGGATGAGTCCGAGGAGTCCGCGCTGCCGGGTAATGGACAGCCGAGAGACTTCGCCAGGGCCTCTGGATCCACCTCCTCGACTTCTAACGAACCGTTTCGCCAGGATGTGACCGCCCACGGATCCTTTGCTCGCTCAATCGAGTACACGGGATCATTGAATTCGAGTGACAGTTCCTTGGCGATTTGAATCTCGGAGCCTACGTCACTCGGATCAGTACCCACAATGGCATGGTAACGGCCACTGCCTGGGATGACTTCAAAGGGCTGCTCTCTTCCGAGTTCTTGTTCCAGATCTGTCATCACGATGGAACGGGCACGGCTCTCCAGTCGTGTGGGTTCGCCAGGAGTCAGAACCGCCCAGAGAGGCCACCGGCTCATGGCGCACCTCCAGTCAAATCCTCTGGCAACTTGAGTGCCGCGCGGAACTGTTTCGTCTTCTCCAATATCAGGGATTCCTCTACCTCAATGACCCGTGTTCCTCGTGCATTTCT encodes:
- a CDS encoding alpha/beta hydrolase; the protein is MTMTWTWRSFANTALVVIALGMLLGQGEPALAAGWNCQSNRIPVALAPDLPRDKQVFARLCLPNGSPPATVQLLVHGATYTHLYWDFPDPTGGTRRYSYVNAALDAGFATLAMDRIGSGASSHPPGELVTIEANAYVVHQVVQALRAGKVWGPKGALGFQKVLLVGHSYGSLTSWYEVTDYQDVDAVILSGASHTPVPSGVENFERSLHPAEVDPILSGRGYDSAYLTTMPGMREAVFYLPSRADPAVIALDERTKSTITLAEFSALPAIIARPLDIRVPVLLVNGTEDMIFCGPTPSGICSDAQTLLAAEAPWLGPRVPCVEARVLPGEGHMLNLIPEAPRWFAVAQEWATRIVGTDPGPAPGCAR
- a CDS encoding alpha/beta fold hydrolase — encoded protein: MTPHLLFLPGASGAASFWHPLGALLPASWRKTYLNWPGLGHEPHEPVIQNLDDAVAHAASKLEDPSVVVAQSMGGVVAVRLALAHPERISHLVLVATSGGINVTSLGASDWRSAYRAEYPRAADWILSERPDFTAELHRISIPTLLLWGDADPISPVGVGRRLEQLLPRARMLVLAGGDHMFARDRAAEIAAWVTAHLHT